In Lautropia mirabilis, one DNA window encodes the following:
- the mreD gene encoding rod shape-determining protein MreD, with translation MNAPPSLHGVADWPRMTVSLLLATLVALAPWGQSPIIPDVLALVLAWWALHRPQRGLLAAGFMLGVLMDTHTASTLGEHALLYTLIVWMTLQFQRRIAWFRLGGQMLHMLGVFLMAQAVLAGARFLLGLPFLGPEQFLPWLGTALLWPLADLLLPARHAPRRTTTGAAAYGPRTAPFVDPERVAGEETGRDAATPTGVPIYAHADEPVAARDSHAAQAAPTPQVQNASPTWIDPEELVMQGTASPQPQPQHAARRRPAYWHYAPDDHGH, from the coding sequence ATGAACGCCCCTCCATCGCTCCACGGTGTGGCCGACTGGCCCCGAATGACCGTTTCACTGCTGCTGGCCACGCTGGTGGCGCTGGCCCCCTGGGGGCAGAGCCCGATCATTCCGGACGTGCTGGCGCTGGTACTGGCCTGGTGGGCACTGCATCGCCCGCAGCGCGGGCTGCTGGCCGCCGGTTTCATGCTGGGCGTGCTGATGGACACGCACACCGCAAGCACGCTGGGTGAACACGCGCTGCTCTACACCCTGATTGTCTGGATGACGCTGCAGTTCCAGCGACGCATTGCCTGGTTCCGGCTGGGCGGGCAGATGCTGCACATGCTGGGTGTCTTCCTGATGGCGCAGGCCGTGCTGGCCGGTGCCCGCTTCCTGCTGGGGCTGCCCTTCCTGGGGCCGGAGCAGTTCCTGCCCTGGCTGGGCACGGCCCTGCTGTGGCCGCTGGCCGACCTGCTGCTGCCGGCACGCCACGCCCCCCGCCGCACGACAACCGGTGCGGCGGCTTACGGCCCGCGCACCGCCCCCTTTGTCGATCCGGAGCGGGTGGCAGGTGAAGAAACCGGCAGGGACGCTGCGACACCGACTGGCGTACCGATCTACGCACACGCCGACGAGCCGGTTGCAGCCCGCGACAGCCACGCCGCCCAGGCCGCGCCCACACCGCAGGTCCAGAACGCTTCGCCGACCTGGATCGATCCGGAAGAGCTGGTCATGCAGGGTACGGCCTCGCCCCAGCCCCAGCCTCAACACGCGGCGCGCCGGCGACCGGCCTACTGGCATTACGCGCCAGACGACCACGGCCACTGA
- the mrdA gene encoding penicillin-binding protein 2, translating into MRRPPQPPSPARFNRRLLIAMAGSLAGFGLLAAQAWNLQVASYDKYHALAEDNRITMLPLAPQRGRILDRNGIVLAEDVYTPALEIATSQARNVDRLVQQLSKIVPISPLEVRRFKRLAAGNKNTDGTIPLKTRLTDEEAARLAAVRFRFDGLEIKARPHRHYPLGTTAAHVIGHIGRISNADNDMLARTERTSDYAGSTHIGKLGLEQSYETQLHGKVGLEEVEITASGRPVRSLSRQPATPGQDIRLALDIPLQQLAEELLAGYRGALVAIEPRTGEILAFVSMPSFDPNLFVDGIDHRNWQALNGDPDRPLLNRPLRGTYPPGSTYKPFMALAVLENKVRKPEDTIQDPGYWMLGKHRFRDSKPQGHGRVDLYKSIVVSSDTYYYGAAYDLGVDRIHDFMAPWGFGRLTGIDLPDEQPGLLPSSAWKQQRFKQPWFPGETPSVGIGQGYNAFTILQLAHATATLANDAVAHRPHLVTHVGSVMPDNGEAPDGKPIRVSSQNLKLVQRAMTDVTRKGTARTAFLEAEYESAGKTGTAQVIGIRQNEKYDEKKVAHHFRDHSLYIGYAPAQNPRIALALVVENGGFGARTAAPMARRIFDFYLLGKRTPTPPAPVEATP; encoded by the coding sequence ATGCGTCGTCCGCCCCAGCCCCCCAGTCCGGCCCGCTTCAATCGCCGGCTGCTGATTGCCATGGCAGGCAGCCTGGCAGGCTTCGGGCTGCTGGCCGCCCAGGCCTGGAATCTGCAGGTGGCCAGCTACGACAAGTACCACGCGCTGGCCGAGGACAACCGCATCACCATGCTGCCGCTGGCGCCGCAGCGGGGCCGCATCCTGGATCGCAACGGCATCGTGCTGGCCGAGGATGTGTACACGCCGGCCCTGGAAATCGCCACCAGCCAGGCGCGCAACGTGGACCGGCTGGTGCAGCAGCTCTCGAAGATCGTCCCGATCAGCCCGCTGGAAGTGCGCCGTTTCAAGCGACTGGCCGCCGGCAACAAGAACACCGACGGCACCATTCCGCTCAAGACCCGCCTGACCGACGAGGAGGCTGCCCGCCTGGCCGCGGTGCGCTTCCGCTTCGATGGTCTGGAGATCAAGGCACGGCCGCACCGCCACTACCCGCTGGGCACCACGGCGGCACACGTCATCGGCCACATCGGGCGCATCTCCAACGCCGACAACGACATGCTGGCGCGGACCGAGCGGACCTCCGACTATGCCGGCAGCACCCACATCGGCAAGTTGGGGCTGGAGCAGAGCTACGAGACCCAGCTGCACGGCAAGGTGGGCCTGGAGGAAGTGGAGATCACCGCCAGCGGACGGCCCGTGCGCTCGCTGTCGCGGCAGCCGGCCACACCCGGCCAGGACATCCGGCTGGCGCTGGACATTCCGCTGCAGCAGCTGGCCGAAGAGTTGCTGGCCGGCTATCGGGGTGCGCTGGTGGCCATCGAGCCACGTACCGGTGAAATTCTGGCCTTCGTGTCGATGCCCAGCTTCGACCCCAATCTGTTTGTCGATGGCATCGATCACCGCAACTGGCAGGCCCTGAACGGCGATCCCGATCGGCCACTGCTCAACCGGCCGCTGCGCGGCACCTATCCTCCCGGCTCCACCTACAAGCCCTTCATGGCGCTGGCCGTGCTGGAAAACAAGGTCCGCAAACCTGAGGACACAATCCAGGACCCGGGTTACTGGATGCTGGGCAAGCACCGCTTCCGCGACTCCAAGCCGCAAGGACATGGCCGCGTGGATCTGTACAAATCCATCGTGGTCTCATCCGACACCTATTACTACGGCGCCGCCTACGATCTGGGCGTGGACCGCATTCACGACTTCATGGCGCCCTGGGGCTTTGGCCGTCTCACCGGCATCGACCTGCCGGACGAGCAGCCCGGCCTGCTGCCCTCGTCTGCCTGGAAGCAGCAGCGATTCAAGCAGCCGTGGTTCCCGGGCGAGACGCCATCGGTCGGCATCGGCCAGGGCTACAACGCCTTCACCATCCTGCAGCTGGCACACGCCACCGCCACGCTGGCCAACGATGCCGTGGCGCACCGCCCGCATCTGGTCACGCACGTCGGCTCCGTCATGCCCGACAACGGCGAAGCCCCCGACGGCAAGCCGATCCGCGTCTCATCCCAGAACCTGAAGCTGGTGCAGCGCGCGATGACCGATGTCACCCGCAAGGGCACGGCGCGCACCGCCTTCCTGGAGGCCGAATACGAATCGGCCGGCAAGACCGGCACGGCCCAGGTCATCGGCATCCGCCAGAACGAGAAATACGACGAGAAGAAAGTGGCGCACCATTTCCGCGACCACTCGCTCTATATCGGTTACGCCCCCGCGCAGAACCCGCGCATCGCGCTGGCGCTGGTGGTGGAGAACGGCGGCTTCGGCGCCCGCACGGCAGCCCCCATGGCCCGCAGGATCTTTGACTTCTATCTGCTGGGCAAGCGCACGCCGACACCCCCGGCCCCTGTGGAGGCCACCCCATGA
- the rodA gene encoding rod shape-determining protein RodA → MNAAALWRFLRHRVFIFDPWLSTVLLAISLISLVTMYSAAGDGSERLVVHARNLGMAVMITWLVASLDPRHLRAVAIPIYLVGLALLFGVELMGITAKGAKRWLDLGFTRIQPAELMKIAIPLMLAWFFHISQNRLRSRYVHLMAIMLLVLPVALVGRQPDLGTAILIGSAGAFVIYFAGLSWRVILGSLVVGLAAMPLLWLNMKPYQKERVLTMIDPTNDPLGKGFHIIQSTIAVGSGGMQGKGWLRGTQAHLDFVPERTTDFIFSVYAEEFGLVGTGILLALYTAFIARGLIIASQAQSLFSRLLAASMTMIVFTYAFVNIGMVIGILPVVGVPLPFMSYGGTALVTLGVGCGMLMCIAHENAMQRHRAGRQFIFQ, encoded by the coding sequence ATGAACGCTGCCGCCCTGTGGCGCTTCCTGCGTCATCGCGTCTTCATCTTCGACCCCTGGCTGTCGACGGTGCTGCTGGCCATCTCGCTCATCAGCCTCGTCACCATGTATTCGGCGGCCGGCGACGGCAGTGAACGTCTGGTGGTGCATGCCCGCAATCTGGGCATGGCAGTGATGATCACCTGGCTGGTAGCCAGTCTGGACCCACGTCACCTGCGGGCCGTGGCCATTCCCATTTATCTGGTGGGGCTGGCGCTGTTGTTCGGTGTCGAACTGATGGGCATCACGGCCAAGGGCGCCAAGCGCTGGCTGGACCTGGGCTTCACCCGCATCCAGCCGGCCGAGCTGATGAAGATCGCCATCCCGCTGATGCTGGCCTGGTTCTTCCACATCAGCCAGAACCGGCTGCGCAGCCGCTACGTGCACCTGATGGCCATCATGCTGCTGGTGCTGCCGGTGGCGCTGGTGGGTCGCCAGCCCGACCTGGGCACCGCCATCCTCATCGGGTCGGCCGGCGCCTTCGTCATCTATTTTGCGGGCCTGAGCTGGCGGGTCATTCTGGGCAGTCTGGTGGTGGGCCTGGCCGCCATGCCGCTGCTGTGGCTGAACATGAAGCCCTACCAGAAAGAGCGCGTGCTCACGATGATCGATCCCACCAACGATCCGCTGGGCAAGGGCTTTCACATCATCCAGTCCACCATTGCCGTGGGCTCGGGCGGGATGCAGGGCAAGGGCTGGCTGCGGGGCACCCAGGCCCACCTGGACTTCGTGCCCGAACGCACCACCGACTTCATCTTCTCGGTCTATGCCGAGGAATTCGGCCTGGTGGGCACCGGCATCCTGCTGGCGCTCTACACCGCCTTCATCGCCCGCGGCCTGATCATCGCCAGCCAGGCGCAGAGCCTGTTCTCACGCCTGCTGGCCGCCTCCATGACGATGATCGTCTTCACCTACGCCTTCGTGAACATCGGCATGGTGATCGGCATCCTGCCCGTGGTGGGCGTGCCGCTGCCCTTCATGTCATACGGAGGCACCGCCCTGGTGACGCTGGGCGTGGGCTGCGGCATGCTGATGTGCATCGCCCACGAGAATGCCATGCAGCGGCATCGGGCGGGGCGGCAGTTCATCTTTCAGTAG
- a CDS encoding NAD(P)H-quinone oxidoreductase, producing MKYIDHGRGGDADVLQLAERDMPEVGAGEVLIRVAYAGVNRPDVLQRMGSYPPPRGASPWLGLEVSGVVAAVGQGVPEWKKGDRVCALVDGGGYAEYVTAPAGQVLPVPAGFSMAQAASLPETAFTVWANVVERGRLAEGETLLVHGGTSGIGVMAIQVAKALGARVFCTVGTPEKAEAALKLGADAAIDYRRRDFMVEVSRLTEGQGVDVILDMVGGPYIERNLKSLAVEGRLVQIAFLQASKVEVDWMRLMLKRLTFTGSTLRARSPEEKERLSRALQDNLWPLLEAGKVKPIIDRAFPLEKAAEAHRRMESSEHVGKILLAVKPGIE from the coding sequence ATGAAATACATCGATCACGGCCGGGGCGGCGATGCCGACGTGCTGCAGCTGGCCGAGCGCGACATGCCCGAAGTGGGGGCCGGCGAGGTGCTGATCCGCGTGGCCTATGCGGGCGTGAACCGCCCGGACGTGCTGCAGCGCATGGGCAGCTATCCGCCACCGCGCGGAGCATCGCCCTGGCTGGGCCTGGAAGTGTCCGGGGTGGTGGCCGCCGTGGGGCAGGGCGTGCCCGAGTGGAAGAAGGGCGACCGGGTATGCGCGCTGGTCGATGGTGGCGGCTATGCCGAATACGTGACGGCGCCGGCCGGGCAGGTGCTGCCGGTGCCGGCCGGGTTCTCCATGGCGCAGGCCGCCTCGCTGCCTGAGACCGCCTTCACGGTCTGGGCCAACGTGGTCGAGCGCGGCCGCCTGGCGGAGGGCGAGACGCTGCTGGTGCATGGCGGCACGTCGGGTATCGGCGTGATGGCCATCCAGGTGGCCAAGGCGCTGGGGGCGCGCGTGTTCTGCACCGTGGGCACGCCCGAGAAGGCCGAGGCCGCGCTGAAGCTGGGGGCCGATGCGGCCATCGACTACCGGCGGCGCGACTTCATGGTGGAGGTCTCGCGCCTGACCGAAGGCCAGGGCGTGGACGTGATCCTGGACATGGTGGGCGGCCCGTACATCGAGCGCAACCTGAAGAGCCTGGCCGTGGAGGGCCGGCTGGTGCAGATCGCCTTCCTGCAGGCCTCGAAGGTGGAGGTGGACTGGATGCGCCTGATGCTCAAGCGTCTGACCTTCACCGGCTCCACGCTGCGCGCCCGCTCGCCGGAAGAGAAGGAGCGGCTGTCACGGGCCCTGCAGGACAACCTCTGGCCGCTGCTGGAGGCCGGCAAGGTGAAGCCCATCATTGATCGGGCCTTCCCTCTGGAAAAGGCCGCCGAGGCCCATCGCCGCATGGAAAGCTCCGAGCACGTGGGCAAGATCCTGCTGGCGGTGAAGCCGGGTATTGAATAG
- a CDS encoding uracil-DNA glycosylase family protein, giving the protein MSHAETPDTPASTSHPTDATSQRLIDAAARLRDELEALRFAPPVAHVYNPLQYAWEAHAAYLTRYGQGHKKIMFLGMNPGPFGMMQTGVPFGEVSAVRDWMGIEAPVQAPPHQHPKRPIDGFACTRSEVSGRRLWGWIGRRFGHADDFFAQAIVINYCPLVFLEASGKNRTPVQLPAAEQRALEAPCDRHLAAVIEALQPQWLIGIGGFAEKRLKHVVSEVLDDRPLARRLHIGHVLHPSPASPAANRGWDEVVDRQMQEYGLLPVST; this is encoded by the coding sequence GTGTCCCACGCTGAAACACCTGACACTCCCGCCAGCACTTCCCACCCCACCGATGCCACCAGCCAGCGCCTGATCGATGCGGCCGCCCGGCTGCGCGACGAGCTGGAAGCGCTGCGCTTTGCCCCGCCGGTGGCGCACGTCTACAACCCGCTGCAGTACGCCTGGGAGGCCCACGCCGCCTATCTGACCCGCTATGGCCAGGGACACAAGAAGATCATGTTCCTGGGCATGAACCCTGGCCCCTTCGGCATGATGCAGACCGGCGTGCCCTTCGGCGAGGTCTCGGCCGTGCGCGACTGGATGGGCATCGAGGCCCCGGTCCAGGCACCGCCTCATCAGCACCCCAAGCGTCCGATTGACGGTTTTGCGTGCACTCGCTCGGAAGTGAGTGGTCGCCGACTTTGGGGATGGATCGGTCGCCGCTTTGGCCACGCCGACGATTTCTTCGCCCAGGCCATCGTCATCAACTACTGCCCGCTGGTGTTCCTGGAAGCCTCGGGCAAGAACCGCACCCCGGTGCAGCTGCCGGCGGCCGAGCAGCGCGCGCTGGAAGCCCCCTGCGACCGTCACCTGGCGGCCGTCATCGAGGCGCTGCAGCCGCAGTGGCTGATCGGCATCGGCGGCTTTGCCGAGAAGCGCCTCAAGCACGTGGTCTCGGAGGTGCTGGACGACCGCCCCCTGGCCCGCCGCCTGCACATCGGGCACGTGCTGCATCCCAGCCCGGCCAGCCCTGCCGCCAACCGTGGCTGGGACGAAGTGGTGGACCGGCAGATGCAGGAATACGGGCTGCTGCCCGTCTCCACGTAG
- a CDS encoding DUF2214 family protein, whose amino-acid sequence MLSEALLSYFHLASILAMVVFLTSEGALCRPEWFNEAVLKRLQRVDIIYMICGAMVATSGITRIILGFKGTDWYIAQPMLHIKVLLFLVVGVMSARVSMALQSWLQTWEEKGTLPAEADIRRIRKWIMIEAHIIMVIPLFAVFLSRGLFGADAG is encoded by the coding sequence ATGCTTTCTGAAGCCCTCCTTTCCTACTTCCATCTGGCCAGCATCCTGGCCATGGTCGTCTTCCTCACCAGCGAAGGCGCACTCTGCCGCCCCGAATGGTTCAACGAGGCCGTGCTCAAGCGCCTGCAGCGCGTGGACATCATCTACATGATCTGCGGCGCCATGGTGGCCACCAGCGGCATCACCCGCATCATCCTGGGCTTCAAGGGCACCGACTGGTACATCGCCCAGCCCATGCTGCACATCAAGGTGCTCCTGTTCCTCGTCGTCGGCGTGATGTCGGCGCGCGTGTCCATGGCCCTGCAGTCCTGGTTACAGACCTGGGAAGAAAAGGGCACGCTGCCCGCCGAAGCGGACATCCGCCGCATCCGCAAGTGGATCATGATCGAGGCCCACATCATCATGGTCATTCCCCTGTTCGCCGTGTTCCTCTCGCGCGGCCTCTTCGGAGCCGACGCCGGCTGA
- a CDS encoding TIGR01777 family oxidoreductase, which translates to MEQKPVVILLGGSGFIGSHLARDFAQKNWRVIVVTRFPDQTRDKLGPGIETLAALAHLDPSVQPDLLINLAGASVGEGRWNTARKRTLLASRQGPTQQITQWLKRHAHKPRLIIQASAVGFYGNGSRQQWQARCNESSAPQDVFVSRLCQLWEASAQELHRESGVPVAICRLGVVLGKGGGILPQLLKPVRLGIGRIGSGQQPVCWIHMDDVVAAIQFIAQQPVDQPWRVFNLTAPQATTQQDFAQTAARLLHRKLWLSLPAGLMRTAMGEQADLVLDGQYVEPARLLAEGYSFHYPTLDAALENLLKG; encoded by the coding sequence ATGGAACAAAAGCCCGTCGTCATCCTTCTGGGCGGCAGCGGTTTCATCGGCAGCCATCTGGCCCGTGATTTCGCACAGAAGAATTGGCGCGTCATCGTCGTCACCCGCTTCCCTGACCAGACCCGCGACAAGCTCGGCCCCGGGATCGAGACCCTGGCCGCACTGGCCCACCTCGACCCCAGCGTCCAGCCCGACCTGCTCATCAACCTGGCCGGCGCCTCGGTGGGCGAAGGCCGCTGGAACACCGCCCGCAAGCGCACGCTACTGGCCAGCCGCCAGGGTCCCACCCAGCAGATCACCCAGTGGCTCAAGCGCCATGCGCACAAGCCACGCCTCATCATCCAGGCCTCGGCCGTGGGCTTCTACGGCAACGGCAGCCGCCAGCAGTGGCAGGCGCGCTGCAACGAAAGCTCGGCACCGCAGGACGTCTTCGTCTCGCGACTGTGCCAGCTGTGGGAGGCCAGCGCCCAGGAACTGCACCGTGAAAGCGGCGTGCCCGTGGCCATCTGCCGACTGGGCGTGGTACTGGGCAAGGGGGGCGGCATCCTGCCCCAGCTGCTCAAGCCCGTGCGCCTCGGCATCGGGCGTATCGGCAGTGGTCAGCAACCGGTGTGCTGGATCCACATGGACGACGTGGTGGCCGCCATCCAGTTCATCGCCCAGCAGCCGGTCGACCAGCCGTGGCGCGTCTTCAACCTCACGGCACCACAGGCCACCACCCAGCAGGACTTTGCACAGACGGCCGCCCGGCTGCTGCACCGCAAGCTGTGGCTGTCGCTGCCGGCCGGTCTGATGCGCACCGCCATGGGCGAACAGGCCGACCTGGTGCTGGATGGCCAGTACGTGGAACCGGCCAGACTGCTGGCCGAGGGCTACAGCTTCCACTACCCCACGCTGGACGCAGCCCTGGAAAACCTGCTCAAAGGCTGA
- a CDS encoding ABC transporter substrate-binding protein yields MKKYLALVAVTLALFGQSVRAAEIESRSLDQIHKEALKEGGTLVVYAGGDTPNQLDGIKTAFEKRFPGMTLEVVVDYSKVHNARLDQQFAYGKVVADVVQLQTLQDFPRWRREGRLLAYKPRGWDHIYSSFKDQTGAWTGVFVDAFSNLANTKALGSIPAPSNAHDYLDPALKGKIISTYPNDDDAVLFWYKQTIDRHGWEWMEKFMQQEPHFVRGTQAPADAVASGKYPVTFTTDGSLKHDANSPVRFSIPTNDGFVAWAQRAAIIKGTRRPESARLYLSWLLDKDTQKNVWYMWSVRNDVQPPADYRPIWEYSSANLSNFERFMADRDAVERFRARIQLYVGEVQGPSSTGVLGMTPTKALGATAAAKP; encoded by the coding sequence ATGAAGAAATATCTTGCCCTCGTCGCCGTCACGCTGGCCCTGTTCGGCCAGTCGGTCCGCGCCGCCGAGATTGAAAGCCGATCGCTTGATCAGATCCACAAGGAAGCCCTGAAGGAAGGCGGCACGCTGGTGGTCTATGCGGGCGGCGATACGCCCAACCAGCTCGACGGCATCAAGACCGCCTTCGAGAAACGCTTCCCGGGCATGACCCTGGAGGTGGTGGTGGACTACAGCAAGGTGCACAACGCCCGGCTGGACCAGCAGTTTGCCTATGGCAAGGTGGTGGCCGACGTGGTGCAGCTGCAGACGCTGCAGGACTTTCCGCGCTGGCGCCGTGAAGGCCGTCTGCTGGCCTACAAGCCGCGCGGCTGGGATCACATCTACAGCAGCTTCAAGGATCAGACCGGCGCCTGGACCGGCGTCTTCGTGGATGCCTTCAGCAACCTGGCAAACACCAAGGCCCTGGGCAGCATCCCGGCCCCCAGCAACGCCCACGACTACCTGGACCCGGCCCTGAAGGGCAAGATCATCTCCACCTATCCCAACGACGATGATGCCGTGCTCTTCTGGTACAAGCAGACCATCGACCGCCACGGCTGGGAATGGATGGAGAAGTTCATGCAGCAGGAGCCGCACTTCGTGCGCGGCACCCAGGCGCCCGCTGATGCCGTCGCCAGCGGCAAATACCCCGTCACCTTCACGACCGACGGCAGCCTGAAGCACGATGCCAACAGCCCGGTCCGCTTTTCCATCCCCACCAACGACGGCTTCGTGGCCTGGGCCCAGCGCGCCGCCATCATCAAGGGCACACGCCGTCCCGAATCGGCCCGCCTGTACCTGAGCTGGCTACTGGACAAGGACACCCAGAAGAACGTCTGGTACATGTGGTCGGTACGCAATGACGTGCAGCCCCCGGCCGACTACCGGCCCATCTGGGAATACAGCAGCGCCAACCTCAGCAATTTCGAGCGCTTCATGGCTGACCGTGACGCCGTCGAACGCTTCCGCGCCCGCATCCAGCTCTATGTCGGCGAGGTGCAGGGACCGTCCTCGACGGGCGTGCTGGGCATGACGCCCACCAAGGCACTGGGCGCCACGGCGGCCGCCAAGCCTTAA